The genomic window TTGGAATCCGGTCGCCCGTCAGACCGAAGAACCCCCCTCCATCCCAACGTTCATGGTGGTAGCGAATGATTTCACGATGATCGCTCTGAAACGGAAAACGGCCAACATTGCCTTCACCGATGTCGCAATGGGCCGGCAGGTCTTCCACCTCCATCAGGCGATCCCGCCCAGTCCAACCGTGGCTCAGACGTTCCTCCGCCAGGCCATTGTCATGAAGCAGGGCGAAGGCCACGATGTCGAACACCTCGGGCTGCGACAACCCCATCGCCTGGGCCATGCGCATGGAGACATAAGCCACCCGTTTGCCATGGTTTGTCGTCACGCCAAGGAGTTCGCTTTCGACGCAGTCGAGCGCCAGAGACACGCCAAGAAGATAGTGGTTGAGGCTGAATTTCATGAGTATTTTCTCCAGTCGTCATCCATTGATCTTCTTGAAATCAGGGCGGATGCGGTCTTGATTGATTGAACGAAGGAACCATGCGGCGGACGCTGCCGGAAACCTGAATGATGTTGACTCTTCCGAGAAAATTTAACATCAATCGATGAACAAATGTCAACATTGATTTCCGGGATCCCCATGGGGTTGCAAAGAGGCTGGTCGCTGGCCATAATGAGGCAATGCGCAGTCAGGTGTCCCCGCCGGTCCATCCGTCGGGGAAGAATCGGGAAACCGGTGCCATTCCGGTACGTGCCCAACGCCGTGACGGGGACTGTTCAGACCAGTGCCACTGGCTTTTGGCTGGGAAGGCGTCTGAATGGAACGATCCCAAGTCGGAAGACCGGCCTGATCTGCCTCCCACGTCCGTCTGGCCAAGCGGACTTCAAGTTTTCCAAGCCAAGGGGACTCTCATGGAAAACCATCCTGCCGCATCCTTGCGGAATCACCAGTTATCGCCTTCGGAGCGCACTGGCCTCTACAAAACCGTTTTCAGCCGCCGCGATGTCCGCGGACAGTTCAAACAGGATCCGATTCCGGTTCAGGTATTGAGCCGTCTGCTGTTGGCGGCGCATCACGCCCCCTCGGTCGGATTCATGCAGCCCTGGGATTTCATCGTCGTCACCGACCCCAAGGTCAAACAGGCGGTACACGCCGGTTTCCAGAAAGCCCATGCCGAAGCGGCGGAAATGTTTTCGGGAGAAAAACAAAACATCTACCGATCCCTCAAACTGGAGGGAATTCTTGAATCGCCCATCAATATTTGCGTCACCTGCGACCGCGACCGGACCGGACCGGTCGTCATCGGTCGAACCGCCGATCCGGCCATGGATCTCTACAGCAGCGTCTGCGCCGTGCAAAATCTGTGGCTGGCGGCCCGGGCCGAAGGGCTTGGCCTGGGTTGGGTGAGCATCATCCACCCGGACACCCTGCGCGCCGCCCTGGGGATTCCGGACACGATCACCCCCATCGCCTATCTCTGCCTTGGATACGTCAGCCATTTTTTCGACAAACCAGAACTGGAAAGCGCCGGCTGGCTCCCCCGACTCCCGTTGGATGATCTGATCCATGGCGACCAGTGGGGCAACAAGAACGGTTTGACCCATGCCGACCTGAAGGCGCATATCCGAAAGGATCTTGCCCGCGCCGCCCAGGGCGATCTTCCCGGAATCCTCATGGAATGACGCTTTCTCCGGCACGCGAAACAATCGTCCATGACAACCCTGTCACATACACAAAGGAACAGGCATGAACCGCATGCATCAAACCTCTCCCTTCATTCCGGATCACGACGCAGCCTATCAACGATGGAAGGATGAAAAACTGAAGGGTTATCCGGAAACCCTGGCGGCGCTGGTGGTGGAGATCGGCGATCCCTTTGCCCTGACAAAGGGAGAAAAGGAAAAAATCCGCGACCTGTGTACCAAGGCCAACATGGCGCTCTACCGGATCCCCGTGACCCGAACCTCGGCGACTGCCCATCCCCTGCCCGCCATCATGGAGCAACTGGGCGTCCGGGGGTTGGACCACAATCTGGGCGCCGGCCCCGAGGGACTGTCCGCCCTGTCTCCCGGCGGTTCCGCCCACCCCCCTTTTTCCGAATACATCCCCTACCGCAAGGCGGCCATCGGCTGGCACACCGATGGCTATTATCATCCCTGGGACCATCAGATCCGCACCTTGTGCCTTTACTGTGAACGCCCTGCCGATCAGGGGGGAGAGAACGACCTGTGGGACCATGAACTGGCCTACATCCGACTGCGGGATCAAAACCCGGACCTCATCCGCACCCTCATGGAACCCGACATCATGACCATTCCCGCCCGGATGGAACAGGGCGCGGTG from Magnetococcales bacterium includes these protein-coding regions:
- the bluB gene encoding 5,6-dimethylbenzimidazole synthase, whose protein sequence is MENHPAASLRNHQLSPSERTGLYKTVFSRRDVRGQFKQDPIPVQVLSRLLLAAHHAPSVGFMQPWDFIVVTDPKVKQAVHAGFQKAHAEAAEMFSGEKQNIYRSLKLEGILESPINICVTCDRDRTGPVVIGRTADPAMDLYSSVCAVQNLWLAARAEGLGLGWVSIIHPDTLRAALGIPDTITPIAYLCLGYVSHFFDKPELESAGWLPRLPLDDLIHGDQWGNKNGLTHADLKAHIRKDLARAAQGDLPGILME
- a CDS encoding TauD/TfdA family dioxygenase, coding for MHQTSPFIPDHDAAYQRWKDEKLKGYPETLAALVVEIGDPFALTKGEKEKIRDLCTKANMALYRIPVTRTSATAHPLPAIMEQLGVRGLDHNLGAGPEGLSALSPGGSAHPPFSEYIPYRKAAIGWHTDGYYHPWDHQIRTLCLYCERPADQGGENDLWDHELAYIRLRDQNPDLIRTLMEPDIMTIPARMEQGAVARPERSGPVFSVHPVDGHLHMRYTHRTISIRWRPDATAQTAVGALRSLFNDPGPHLFRGRLEAGWGLISNNVLHTRDAFHDAEGGGKRILFRARYFERMPGK